Genomic DNA from Dissulfuribacter thermophilus:
ACCATACAGATGTACTGGAATAATCGCCTTGGTCTTGGATGTAATTGCAGACTCAACTTCGATAGGATCTATACACCAAGTAATAGGATCAACGTCTACAATAATAGGTCTGGCACCGACATATAGTACCGCATTTACCGTGGCTATAAAGGTAAGTGAAGGTACAATTACCTCATCTCCAGGTCCAATACCTAATGCATGTAAGGCAAGATGAAGCGCTGCAGTTCCGCTTTGAACAGCAACAGCCCTTTTAGCATTTAAACGTGCTGCCATGGCCGCTTCAAACTCTGGCACTAGAGGACCAACGGACGAAACAAAACCTGACCGCAGGGCCTCAACTACGGCCTTTTCTTCATCAATTCCTATGTATGGTGCATCAAGTTCCATCAACCCATAGCAGTACTTTATATGTGATATCTTGATGAATCATAAATGTGAAAATTTTTCTGAAACCACGATATAGTAATAGCAAGGCCCTCCTCTAAAGAAAATTTTGGTTTCCAGCCAGTAATATTTTTAAATAGCGAACTGTCGCATAGGAGTCTCTCTACTTCACTTCCAGTTTTTCTTTTTCTTTCGTCTTCCTGAATTATTTGTAATTTTTTTCCCATCAATCTCGCAATGAGGTGTGCCAAATCATATATGGAAATTTCTCTGCCGCTTCCAATATTAAACACTTTTCCTGCCACATCAGAAAGATGTGCTTCTATTAATGAGACATAAGCACTCACTGTGTCCTTGACGAAATTTAAATCTCTCGTGGGTGTCAAATTTCCGAGCTTGATAATGGCATCAGAACCTTGGTCCATTAATTGAGCAATTATAGTTGGAATAACTGCTCTAGTTGACTGTCTAGGTCCATAAGTATTAAAGGGGCGTGCAATGACCACTGGAAGATCAAAGCTATAATAGTAGCTAAGACACAATTGATCTGCGGCTATCTTTGAGGCAGAGTAAGGGGATTGTGGCTGTAAAGGATGATTCTCTTTTATTGGTACCTGCCGCGCAGTACCATAGACTTCACTTGTGGAAGTATGAATAATTCTTTCCACTCCCAGCTCTAGGCAGGCTTGAAGTACATTATAGGTACCTTGCACATTAGTTTTAATATAGGCTAGTGGCGACTTATAGGAATATGGAATCCCGATCAGGGCTGCCAGATGACAAACTGCATCGACATTTTTTACGGCTGATCTTACACTGTCATAGTCTCTGATATCACCAGAGACGACCTCTATATCTGCTTTATATTTGGATGTATTTAACCAACCCCATGAACCAAAAGAATTATAATGGACGAACGCTTTTACTGAATATCCATGTTCGAATAATGTTTCACATAAGTGAGACCCTATAAATCCCCCTGCACCTGTGATAAGTATCTTCATAACTAGTTTCTTTCCTTATATTTTTCGCACTTATCTGTTCCCGTTAAAAAGCTCCATAACGGAACACGATCGGTTATTTTTTTATATCATCCCGAATTATGCAGCTCGCAAGTTTGCCGAAGATGCGAGGCAGAGGGCACGCAGACGTACTTTGGTACTTCAAGTGCCCTACAACAAAAAGACCTCGGTAAAATTGCGAGCCCCTTGCGGCTTCAAATGCCTGAAGATTTATCACGGATTGAACTTCACCTTTTGGGTGAAGGCACAACGGGAAAAGATGCAT
This window encodes:
- a CDS encoding SDR family NAD(P)-dependent oxidoreductase; protein product: MKILITGAGGFIGSHLCETLFEHGYSVKAFVHYNSFGSWGWLNTSKYKADIEVVSGDIRDYDSVRSAVKNVDAVCHLAALIGIPYSYKSPLAYIKTNVQGTYNVLQACLELGVERIIHTSTSEVYGTARQVPIKENHPLQPQSPYSASKIAADQLCLSYYYSFDLPVVIARPFNTYGPRQSTRAVIPTIIAQLMDQGSDAIIKLGNLTPTRDLNFVKDTVSAYVSLIEAHLSDVAGKVFNIGSGREISIYDLAHLIARLMGKKLQIIQEDERKRKTGSEVERLLCDSSLFKNITGWKPKFSLEEGLAITISWFQKNFHIYDSSRYHI
- a CDS encoding aminotransferase class I/II-fold pyridoxal phosphate-dependent enzyme; its protein translation is MELDAPYIGIDEEKAVVEALRSGFVSSVGPLVPEFEAAMAARLNAKRAVAVQSGTAALHLALHALGIGPGDEVIVPSLTFIATVNAVLYVGARPIIVDVDPITWCIDPIEVESAITSKTKAIIPVHLYG